One window from the genome of Cryptomeria japonica chromosome 6, Sugi_1.0, whole genome shotgun sequence encodes:
- the LOC131080079 gene encoding protein THYLAKOID FORMATION1, chloroplastic isoform X1, with protein MAAALASVSFSGFAKLTERSASRTLVPSSNAIFSSSGSIRWRTVGGVDQIGGVSRSFGRPSVSVIRCSVSMAADIPTVAETKLDFIKAYKRPIPNIYSNVIQELIVQQHLMRYKATYRYDPVFALGFVTVYDQLMDGYPSDEDREAIFRAYINALKEDPEQYRNDAKKMEEWASSQNASSIVEFLSRDGEVEGILKDIAERAKEKKFFSYSRFFAIGLFRLLEQANATEPAVLDKLCQVLNISKPSVDRDLDIYRNILSKLVQSKELLKEYVEREKKKRAERETSQKTSEAVAKIESMFL; from the exons ATGGCAGCCGCCCTGGCATCAGTTTCTTTTAGCGGATTTGCAAAATTAACAGAAAGGTCGGCCTCTAGAACATTAGTACCTAGTAGTAATGCTATTTTCAGCAGCAGCGGCAGCATTAGATGGCGAACGGTCGGTGGAGTCGATCAGATTGGTGGTGTTTCCCGGTCATTTGGTCGTCCTTCAGTCTCTGTAATTCGTTGTTCTGTGTCCATGGCGGCAG ATATACCTACGGTTGCAGAAACAAAGCTGGATTTCATAAAAGCATACAAGCGGCCTATTCCAAACATATACAGTAATGTTATACAGGAGCTAATAGTACAACAGCATTTAATGCGATACAAGGCGACATATCGATATGATCCAGTATTTGCCCTTGGCTTTGTCACTGTATATGACCAACTTATGGATGGATACCCAAGTGACGAGGATCGTGAAGCAATCTTCAGAGCATACATAAATGCATTGAAGGAGGATCCTGAACAGTACAG GAATGACGCTAAAAAGATGGAAGAATGGGCCAGTTCACAAAATGCAAGTTCTATTGTTGAATTTCTGTCTAGAGATGGAGAAGTTGAGGGGATATTGAAGGATATTGCTGAACgggcaaaggaaaagaaattttttAGTTATAGTCGTTTCTTTGCAATTGGATTGTTCCGTCTACTTGAACAGGCAAATGCAACTGAACCTGCTGTCTTAGATAAG CTATGTCAAGTCTTGAATATAAGCAAGCCCAGCGTGGACAGAGACCTTGATATTTACCGCAATATTCTTTCGAAATTGGTTCAGTCAAAGGAGCTCTTGAAGGAGTATGTTGAAAG
- the LOC131080079 gene encoding protein THYLAKOID FORMATION1, chloroplastic isoform X2, with protein sequence MAAALASVSFSGFAKLTERSASRTLVPSSNAIFSSSGSIRWRTVGGVDQIGGVSRSFGRPSVSVIRCSVSMAADIPTVAETKLDFIKAYKRPIPNIYSNVIQELIVQQHLMRYKATYRYDPVFALGFVTVYDQLMDGYPSDEDREAIFRAYINALKEDPEQYRNDAKKMEEWASSQNASSIVEFLSRDGEVEGILKDIAERAKEKKFFSYSRFFAIGLFRLLEQANATEPAVLDKRKEKESGKRNEPKN encoded by the exons ATGGCAGCCGCCCTGGCATCAGTTTCTTTTAGCGGATTTGCAAAATTAACAGAAAGGTCGGCCTCTAGAACATTAGTACCTAGTAGTAATGCTATTTTCAGCAGCAGCGGCAGCATTAGATGGCGAACGGTCGGTGGAGTCGATCAGATTGGTGGTGTTTCCCGGTCATTTGGTCGTCCTTCAGTCTCTGTAATTCGTTGTTCTGTGTCCATGGCGGCAG ATATACCTACGGTTGCAGAAACAAAGCTGGATTTCATAAAAGCATACAAGCGGCCTATTCCAAACATATACAGTAATGTTATACAGGAGCTAATAGTACAACAGCATTTAATGCGATACAAGGCGACATATCGATATGATCCAGTATTTGCCCTTGGCTTTGTCACTGTATATGACCAACTTATGGATGGATACCCAAGTGACGAGGATCGTGAAGCAATCTTCAGAGCATACATAAATGCATTGAAGGAGGATCCTGAACAGTACAG GAATGACGCTAAAAAGATGGAAGAATGGGCCAGTTCACAAAATGCAAGTTCTATTGTTGAATTTCTGTCTAGAGATGGAGAAGTTGAGGGGATATTGAAGGATATTGCTGAACgggcaaaggaaaagaaattttttAGTTATAGTCGTTTCTTTGCAATTGGATTGTTCCGTCTACTTGAACAGGCAAATGCAACTGAACCTGCTGTCTTAGATAAG